In one window of Opitutus sp. GAS368 DNA:
- a CDS encoding TIGR03067 domain-containing protein → MNMPSLEGRWQPVYAEMNGEEAPRMMLDKMEIELAGGEYAVRFGGVTADQGTYTIEADGHLTLAGMIGPNAGRTIPGIFRFAGDILSICYGLGGVRPKQFDTRGGEQLYLANYQRIAKG, encoded by the coding sequence ATGAACATGCCCTCCCTCGAAGGCCGCTGGCAGCCCGTCTACGCCGAGATGAATGGCGAGGAGGCGCCGAGGATGATGCTCGACAAGATGGAGATCGAGCTGGCCGGCGGGGAATATGCCGTGCGCTTCGGCGGCGTCACGGCCGACCAGGGCACTTACACGATCGAGGCCGACGGTCACCTCACGCTTGCGGGCATGATCGGCCCGAACGCCGGCCGCACGATCCCGGGCATCTTCAGGTTCGCCGGCGACATCCTCTCCATCTGCTACGGCTTGGGCGGGGTGCGCCCGAAGCAATTCGACACCCGGGGGGGCGAGCAGCTCTACCTCGCCAATTACCAGCGGATTGCCAAGGGCTGA
- a CDS encoding DoxX family membrane protein has protein sequence MEEIPPSPIAHLEHPLCTLRSSFRSLGPWLVGVFFVLTGANHFMNSAPYLAMMPPWLPAPGLLVIVSGIAEVAGGIGVLIPSLRRAAAWSLIVLLLAVFPANLHVALQGWPGVDLPAWSLWLRLPLQPLMIWAVHRSCLTRPKP, from the coding sequence ATGGAAGAAATACCTCCAAGCCCAATAGCTCACCTCGAACATCCGCTGTGCACTTTGCGCTCCTCTTTCAGATCCCTCGGACCGTGGCTGGTCGGGGTATTTTTCGTTCTGACCGGGGCCAATCACTTCATGAACTCCGCGCCTTATCTGGCAATGATGCCGCCGTGGCTGCCGGCGCCGGGCCTGCTGGTGATCGTGAGTGGCATCGCGGAAGTGGCCGGTGGCATTGGTGTGCTGATCCCGTCGTTGCGGCGCGCGGCGGCCTGGAGCTTGATCGTCCTGCTGCTGGCGGTCTTCCCGGCCAACCTTCACGTCGCCCTGCAGGGCTGGCCGGGGGTGGATCTCCCGGCCTGGTCGTTATGGCTGCGCCTGCCCTTGCAACCGCTGATGATCTGGGCCGTCCACCGTTCCTGCCTCACCCGGCCCAAGCCCTGA
- a CDS encoding SRPBCC family protein: protein MAVIHLETAIDAPRERVFDLARSIDVHQDSMEGTDERAVAGVTSGLIGLGQEVTWEARHLGVTQRLRVKITQFDRPRHFQDVMLRGTFGRMKHDHIFEDRQGKTMMIDRFDFRSPLGWLGSIFDRLFLTAYMHRLLVKRNAVLKQASESDSWKKYLQAQ from the coding sequence ATGGCCGTCATCCACCTCGAAACTGCCATCGATGCTCCCAGAGAACGGGTGTTCGATCTGGCGCGCAGCATCGATGTGCACCAGGACAGTATGGAAGGCACGGATGAGCGCGCTGTCGCCGGCGTTACCTCAGGACTGATCGGTCTCGGGCAGGAAGTGACTTGGGAAGCACGGCATCTGGGCGTCACCCAAAGATTGCGTGTAAAGATAACGCAGTTTGATCGGCCGCGTCATTTTCAAGACGTCATGCTTCGAGGCACATTTGGCCGTATGAAACATGATCACATATTTGAGGATCGTCAGGGAAAGACTATGATGATCGATCGTTTCGATTTCCGGTCGCCGCTGGGCTGGCTGGGAAGCATTTTTGACCGACTCTTCCTCACGGCCTATATGCATCGCTTGCTTGTTAAGCGGAATGCCGTCCTCAAGCAGGCATCCGAGTCAGACTCATGGAAGAAATACCTCCAAGCCCAATAG